The segment ACCGCCAAAAAGGTCGGAACCCATCCCCAGCGCGAACGCGAGGTAAAGCTGATCGGTGTCCGCATGCTGGCCTTCATGTTCGTCCTTGCCGAAGAACTGGCCCGGCCAATCATGCCCGCCTTCTTTAGCCAGGTCACATCCCACAGCATCGACGGGCAGCTTGGTGCTGGCGTGGTCATGGCGGTTCATCTTCTGATGGTTGCCCTTGCCATGCCGATCTGCAGCCTGTTTCAGGAACAGGTCGGGTCACTTCGCATGTATCTGTGCGGCGCGTTTCTGGCGACACTTGGCCTGATCGGTACCGCCTTTGCCGGGGGCATATGGGATCTTGTACTGTGGCGGGCATTGTCGGGGATCGGTTACGCCACCACCTTTGTCGCCTGTCAGTCCTATGTCCTTGATGCCACCAATGACAGCAACCGCACACAGGGTACTGCCATGATGGTCAGCGGCATCATGCTGGCCGATATCTGCGGCCCGGCAATTGGCGGGATTGTTGCGGGCCATTTCGGGCCGGACATGACCTTTATCGCCGGTGCGACCATTGCGTTTCTCGCAGTCCTTCTGGCCTTCTTCCTGATGGATAACATGGTGCGCGGCAAAACCCCGCCACCGATCCCCACACGTGCCGCCCTTCGCGCCATGCTCGGCAATCGCCGTTTGCAGGTCCTGATCCTGTTCGCCGCCATTCCCGCCAAACTGATCCTCAGCGGCTTTTTATATTACCTGACCCCGATGATCCTGCTGCAATCGGGTGCGACCACGGCTGAAACCGGGCGGGTGATCATGCTTTATGGGCTGGTCGCGATCCTGACCGGCTGGGCAGCGGCAAAATGGACCGACAAGAACCAGAACGAAACCCGCGCGGTCGGCATTGGTGGCGGGCTAACAGCAGCAGGCTTGTTGCTGGCGGGCTGGCTTCCGGAATATGCCCTGTTTGCGGTTGCCGTCGCCCTGCTTGGTCTGGCGCAGGCGACCTCAATCCCCGCACAGCTTTCCGCCAGCTTGAAACTCAGCAAGGATTTCACCAAGGATCACGGCACCGGCCCGGTTCTTGCCGTCCTGCGTCTTGCCGAACGGCTGGGCGGGGCTGCAGGTCCGTTGCTTGCCGCCGGTCTGACCCTTCTGGTCGGAACAACACACGCGGTTCTGATCTTCGGGGCCTTTGCTGCTGTTTCGGTTCTGTGCTTTGAACTTCTGATCGGCCATGTGCCCCCAGAACAGAAAAACGAGGGAGGAACGAAATGACCTTTTCCCTTCTCCCCGCCTTTCGTCTGTTGGGCATTCTTGTGGCCATCGCCGTCTCAATCTTTGCTCCGGCGGCATATGCACAATCGCAACCGGACCCGCTTAAAATCGCCATGGTCCTGTGGCGCGGCGAAACCAATGTCGAACAGGGATTTCGCGCCTATTTCGATGAAAACAGCATTGCCGTCGACCTGACCATTTATGACACTGCGCGCGATCTGTCGCGCGTGCCTGCCATCATCGATCAGATCCGTAAAGACCCGCCCGATCTGGTTTACACATGGGGCACCGGGATCACGTCAGCTGTGGTTGGCAAATATGATGCCGTCGATCCGGTACAAAACATTACCGATCTGCCGGTGGTTTATGTGATGGTTTCATCGCCATGGAAAACCGGCATTGCCGCCCCTGCGGGCCAAAGCCGCCCCAATGTCACGGGTGCCGCCCACATCGCCCCGCTTCCCGCTCAGATCAATGCCATCCGCGCCTATCGCCCGATGGACAAACTTGGTGTGGTCTATAACAGCCGCGAAGACAATTCCGTTTCCAACGTCGCCGATCTGACCGAACTGGGCCGCGAAATGGGCTTCGAAGTCCTGGCCGCTCCGCTCGGCAGCAATGGCGAACCCTCACAGGATGACATTCCCCCTGCCGTCGCCGAACTCGCCCGCAAGGGGGCCGACATCCTGTATATCGGACCGGACAATTTCATCGGCAATTATCGCGATACCCTGACCGATGCCGGTTTTGCCAACGGGCTTGCCGCCTTTAGCGCGACCGAACTTGAAGTCCGCGACGGCCACGCCATGCTGGGCCTTGTCAGCCGTTATGAACTTGTCGGCCGCCTTGCCGCCAGCAAGGTCGAACAGA is part of the Thalassospira lucentensis genome and harbors:
- a CDS encoding MFS transporter; its protein translation is MTLSANPDTKPDTPTSPHGGNIRSRLFPKGTIWILLLFSTISLCIALVGISWRAAELARADLQTEIREKAGIEARVLGEKIENALRLGIPLREIVGFETVVYQLRNGDPDLVFAAITDKAGDILHAGGLSSDEIATALKAPSGNDTAYIVTRLDLPRAEGQDDIEVVLGHARAALMRPVTDNLYDIAIIFIITLALSFELMLLVLTVNVALPVRVARKVLDNVRDRKFTLLHGQSTHDEIGQFMERINSLINTTAKKVGTHPQREREVKLIGVRMLAFMFVLAEELARPIMPAFFSQVTSHSIDGQLGAGVVMAVHLLMVALAMPICSLFQEQVGSLRMYLCGAFLATLGLIGTAFAGGIWDLVLWRALSGIGYATTFVACQSYVLDATNDSNRTQGTAMMVSGIMLADICGPAIGGIVAGHFGPDMTFIAGATIAFLAVLLAFFLMDNMVRGKTPPPIPTRAALRAMLGNRRLQVLILFAAIPAKLILSGFLYYLTPMILLQSGATTAETGRVIMLYGLVAILTGWAAAKWTDKNQNETRAVGIGGGLTAAGLLLAGWLPEYALFAVAVALLGLAQATSIPAQLSASLKLSKDFTKDHGTGPVLAVLRLAERLGGAAGPLLAAGLTLLVGTTHAVLIFGAFAAVSVLCFELLIGHVPPEQKNEGGTK
- a CDS encoding ABC transporter substrate-binding protein, which translates into the protein MTFSLLPAFRLLGILVAIAVSIFAPAAYAQSQPDPLKIAMVLWRGETNVEQGFRAYFDENSIAVDLTIYDTARDLSRVPAIIDQIRKDPPDLVYTWGTGITSAVVGKYDAVDPVQNITDLPVVYVMVSSPWKTGIAAPAGQSRPNVTGAAHIAPLPAQINAIRAYRPMDKLGVVYNSREDNSVSNVADLTELGREMGFEVLAAPLGSNGEPSQDDIPPAVAELARKGADILYIGPDNFIGNYRDTLTDAGFANGLAAFSATELEVRDGHAMLGLVSRYELVGRLAASKVEQILIDGISPADIPVETLDRFSYLIRLSSARKLKLYPPLSLLDYAEVIE